In one window of Vibrio sp. JC009 DNA:
- the treB gene encoding PTS trehalose transporter subunit IIBC yields the protein MSKIAKQDIARLIELVGGGDNIASVSHCLTRLRFVLNDTDAADVKALEKLAMVKGCFTNAGQFQVVIGTEVDEVYKLLIDMAGKKAASKDEAKLAARQNMNILERGISHLAEIFVPLLPAIITGGLILGFRNVIGDIRMFDGQTLTQISQFWATVHSFLWLIGEAIFFFLPVGVCWSTVKKLGGTPILGITLGVTLVSPQLMNAYLIGKQVPEAWDFGLFVIEKVGYQAQVIPAMLAGIALAFIETSLKRVVPSYLYLVVVPFVSILVSVVLAHSLIGPFGRVIGDGVAYAAKAAMTGDFAVLGAMVFGFFYAPLVITGVHHTTNAVDLQLMQELGGTPIWPLIALSNIAQASAVVGIIMISKKNGERDISVPAAISAYLGVTEPAMYGINLKYKFPMLSAMVGSAIAAAICGSAGVMANGIGVGGLPGILSIQPQYWTIYAIAMLVAIILPAFLTLFFYKRAQVKGSLEVASA from the coding sequence ATGAGTAAGATTGCAAAGCAAGATATTGCTCGTCTTATTGAACTGGTTGGTGGTGGCGACAATATCGCTAGCGTTAGCCACTGTCTGACGAGACTGCGTTTTGTGCTGAATGATACTGATGCGGCAGATGTAAAAGCGCTGGAAAAACTGGCGATGGTAAAGGGCTGCTTTACTAACGCCGGTCAGTTTCAGGTTGTAATTGGTACAGAAGTGGATGAAGTTTATAAGCTTCTTATCGATATGGCTGGCAAAAAAGCAGCATCTAAGGATGAAGCTAAACTGGCCGCTCGTCAGAATATGAACATTCTGGAACGTGGTATCTCCCATTTAGCCGAAATTTTTGTACCACTGCTTCCGGCAATTATCACGGGTGGTCTGATCCTTGGTTTCCGTAACGTCATTGGCGATATCAGAATGTTTGATGGCCAGACGCTGACGCAAATCAGTCAGTTCTGGGCAACGGTTCACTCCTTCCTGTGGCTGATTGGTGAAGCTATCTTCTTCTTCCTGCCGGTTGGTGTCTGCTGGTCTACGGTTAAGAAGCTAGGTGGTACGCCGATTCTGGGTATTACGCTTGGTGTGACCCTGGTCTCCCCTCAGCTGATGAATGCTTACCTGATTGGTAAACAGGTGCCTGAAGCCTGGGACTTTGGTCTGTTTGTGATTGAAAAAGTGGGCTATCAGGCGCAGGTTATCCCGGCAATGCTGGCAGGTATTGCTCTGGCGTTTATTGAAACCAGCCTGAAGCGTGTTGTGCCGTCTTACCTGTACCTTGTGGTTGTGCCGTTTGTTTCAATCCTGGTGTCTGTTGTTCTGGCTCACTCACTAATCGGTCCTTTCGGCCGTGTTATCGGTGACGGTGTGGCTTATGCTGCCAAAGCGGCAATGACAGGTGATTTTGCTGTGCTTGGCGCAATGGTGTTTGGTTTCTTCTATGCACCTCTGGTTATCACAGGTGTTCACCACACAACTAACGCCGTTGACCTTCAACTGATGCAGGAACTTGGCGGTACGCCTATCTGGCCTCTGATTGCTTTGTCTAACATTGCTCAGGCATCGGCTGTTGTGGGTATTATCATGATCAGTAAAAAGAATGGTGAGCGTGATATCTCTGTACCGGCTGCGATTTCTGCTTACCTGGGCGTAACAGAGCCTGCCATGTACGGTATTAACCTGAAGTACAAATTCCCTATGCTGAGCGCAATGGTTGGTTCAGCTATCGCAGCGGCAATCTGTGGCAGTGCTGGTGTTATGGCGAATGGTATCGGTGTGGGTGGTCTTCCGGGCATCCTGTCTATTCAGCCTCAGTACTGGACGATTTATGCAATCGCAATGCTGGTTGCGATTATTCTTCCGGCCTTCCTGACCCTGTTCTTCTATAAAAGAGCGCAAGTAAAAGGCAGCCTTGAAGTTGCAAGCGCTTAA